Proteins from one Chitinophaga oryzae genomic window:
- a CDS encoding PorP/SprF family type IX secretion system membrane protein → MQKVLRAGIMVLLLAISRHGVAQQNIQFSQYIFNGLSVNPAYAGYKEDLYVNAIYRHQWAGFPGAPRTGGISLDGVTPASDNKVGLGVQMLFDKSGPQDALSLYGSYSYRIPLDDEDTRRLCLGIGGGVTQYSIDGTALQYIDNEDAAIPLGKKSVWVPDARFGIYYYTPRFYAGASVMDLFSLYTDATRYNWKGNNYSTIRKTQHLYITTGAMFQLSENLALKPSILIKEDFKGPTNVDLNAFLLIGEKLWVGASYRTGVGLWSKTNLQKDLSELDAASVMVEFYATEKLRIGYAYDLTINKMAGYQGGSHEISLGFLIPSKNYTVKNPRYF, encoded by the coding sequence ATGCAAAAAGTACTCAGAGCGGGAATAATGGTCTTGCTGCTGGCAATAAGTAGGCACGGCGTGGCGCAACAGAACATACAGTTCAGCCAGTACATCTTCAACGGGTTAAGTGTTAACCCCGCCTACGCAGGCTATAAGGAAGACCTGTATGTGAACGCCATCTATCGTCACCAGTGGGCCGGGTTCCCCGGTGCACCCCGTACGGGCGGTATTTCGCTCGACGGGGTGACACCCGCCAGCGACAACAAGGTGGGGTTGGGAGTGCAGATGTTGTTTGATAAATCGGGGCCGCAGGACGCCCTGTCACTCTACGGTTCTTACTCGTACCGCATTCCGCTGGATGATGAAGATACCCGTCGCCTTTGCCTCGGTATAGGCGGCGGCGTTACCCAGTATTCCATCGACGGAACGGCACTGCAGTACATCGATAACGAGGACGCGGCCATACCGCTGGGCAAAAAGAGCGTATGGGTGCCGGATGCCCGTTTCGGGATCTATTACTACACACCCCGCTTTTATGCCGGCGCCTCTGTGATGGACCTGTTTTCACTGTATACCGACGCCACGCGCTACAACTGGAAAGGGAACAACTATTCCACGATCCGTAAAACACAGCACCTGTATATCACCACCGGCGCTATGTTCCAGCTGAGTGAAAATTTGGCGTTGAAACCGTCAATCCTGATCAAGGAAGATTTTAAAGGACCTACCAATGTGGACCTCAACGCTTTCCTGCTGATCGGCGAGAAACTGTGGGTAGGCGCTTCTTACCGCACTGGTGTGGGATTGTGGAGCAAAACCAATTTGCAGAAAGACCTTAGTGAACTGGACGCTGCCAGTGTAATGGTGGAGTTTTATGCCACAGAGAAGCTGCGCATCGGGTACGCCTATGACCTGACCATCAACAAAATGGCCGGTTATCAGGGAGGATCACATGAAATATCTCTGGGCTTCCTGATCCCGTCGAAAAACTACACCGTGAAGAACCCCCGGTATTTTTAA